A window from Spirochaetota bacterium encodes these proteins:
- the holA gene encoding DNA polymerase III subunit delta: protein MAKFPTSRELNRDLDKNKIEKIYLFIGEEEGEKEKIINRIIDMVFLDKEEGNYSVGRYHIENGEFIEAIEHALSQSVFSNMNICIMFGIQHLNSTKYNKTLMMDLLNNLPDSNILIMTSSENRLPELLNRELMGDVKVFHFWKHFENNLYGYIAKSLREHGLNIEDGATHLLIELVGRDIKKIDEAIEKIIYSGEKDHITLSFIRSFINDEKDISIFDFIDALFKKEKRAFNLLKKLIEDGVHELVILRMISREVERIERYHFLLKEGLEEKKIIDKLGIIPRSRANFLEYVQRNTPDDISRIFTLIFRSDYRIKSENYSRSMLSNPIFELVTDILFYKTIISV, encoded by the coding sequence ATGGCCAAGTTTCCTACATCAAGAGAGCTAAATAGGGATTTAGACAAGAATAAAATTGAAAAAATATATTTATTTATTGGTGAAGAGGAGGGAGAAAAGGAGAAAATAATAAATAGGATTATCGATATGGTTTTTTTAGATAAGGAGGAGGGTAATTATTCTGTAGGAAGATATCATATAGAGAATGGCGAGTTTATTGAAGCAATTGAGCATGCGCTCTCTCAATCAGTATTTTCTAATATGAATATATGCATAATGTTTGGCATTCAGCATCTTAATTCAACTAAATATAATAAAACTCTTATGATGGATTTGCTGAATAATCTGCCTGATTCAAATATATTGATTATGACTAGTTCAGAGAACAGGTTGCCGGAATTGTTAAATAGGGAATTAATGGGTGATGTAAAGGTTTTTCATTTCTGGAAGCATTTTGAGAATAATCTATATGGCTATATTGCTAAATCCTTAAGGGAACATGGCCTGAATATAGAGGATGGTGCAACTCATCTATTGATTGAACTTGTAGGCAGGGATATTAAGAAGATTGACGAGGCTATTGAAAAGATAATATATTCTGGTGAGAAAGATCATATAACATTAAGTTTTATAAGATCTTTTATCAATGATGAGAAGGATATCTCAATTTTTGATTTTATTGACGCCCTTTTTAAAAAAGAGAAGAGGGCGTTCAATTTATTAAAAAAACTAATTGAAGATGGTGTTCATGAGTTAGTAATTCTGAGAATGATTTCACGAGAGGTTGAGAGGATTGAGAGATATCATTTTCTCCTCAAGGAGGGACTTGAGGAAAAAAAAATTATAGACAAGCTTGGCATCATTCCCAGAAGCAGGGCCAATTTTCTGGAATATGTACAAAGGAATACGCCTGATGATATCTCCAGGATATTTACTTTAATATTTAGATCAGACTATCGTATTAAGAGTGAAAACTATTCAAGGAGTATGCTCTCAAATCCAATATTTGAACTTGTAACTGATATTCTTTTCTATAAAACTATCATTAGTGTTTAA
- the lptE gene encoding LPS assembly lipoprotein LptE, with amino-acid sequence MRVLMLSYQPHFFMYINQGILSGNLMVLLFSFVLIIGCVSNNQKEDSTLGSVLKSINGEPVVPRSANRIIIPFFYNYTDEPSISERLTLKVREMISMDGRLAVVADNNDADIRLIGRIVHYRIQPIQYGNFGEPIRKRLRIVAAIRLLDLRKAREIFFEREIQSFKVYSDLIPPVESIVHVQDSVIDNLSRRISVKTISGWYTKLMTPVEKGN; translated from the coding sequence ATGAGAGTATTGATGTTATCATATCAACCTCATTTCTTCATGTACATCAATCAAGGAATATTAAGTGGAAATTTAATGGTTTTATTGTTCAGTTTTGTTTTAATTATCGGATGCGTCTCCAATAATCAGAAGGAAGATTCTACCCTCGGCAGTGTGTTAAAGAGTATCAATGGAGAACCAGTAGTCCCCAGAAGCGCTAATAGAATAATCATTCCTTTTTTTTATAATTATACAGATGAGCCCTCGATTTCGGAAAGGTTGACATTGAAGGTAAGGGAAATGATCAGTATGGATGGAAGATTAGCAGTTGTTGCAGATAATAATGATGCAGATATCAGACTTATAGGGAGAATCGTCCATTATCGTATACAGCCCATTCAGTATGGAAATTTCGGTGAGCCGATTAGAAAGCGATTAAGGATTGTGGCGGCGATAAGATTATTGGATTTGAGAAAGGCTAGGGAAATATTCTTTGAGAGAGAGATCCAATCCTTCAAGGTCTATTCCGATTTAATACCCCCTGTTGAATCAATTGTTCACGTTCAGGATAGTGTCATTGACAATCTCTCAAGAAGGATATCTGTAAAGACTATTTCAGGATGGTATACTAAATTAATGACCCCTGTTGAAAAAGGGAATTGA
- a CDS encoding glycosyltransferase family 2 protein, whose protein sequence is MAISVSIICYNEEKNIRRCLESVKWADEIIILDSFSTDRTLDICREFSENIFQHDFDGHVQQKNRALQSCSYNWVICLDADEVISKELRESIQSIDTEKIEYKGFYVPRRVFYLGKWINYSGWYPDYKMRFFDKRFGRWEGVNPHDKVNVRGKTATLRGDLLHYSYENISAHLIQMDRFTDIQACEYEKMGEKPSVINFTLRPLYKFIKSFIIKRGFMDGMRGFIIASMGAFYVFMKFLKLYERGIDSEND, encoded by the coding sequence ATGGCAATTTCAGTTTCTATAATCTGTTACAATGAAGAAAAAAATATACGAAGGTGCCTAGAGAGTGTAAAATGGGCAGATGAAATAATTATTTTAGATTCATTCTCCACTGATAGGACTCTTGACATTTGCAGAGAATTTTCAGAGAATATTTTCCAACATGATTTCGATGGTCATGTCCAGCAGAAGAATAGGGCATTACAATCATGCTCCTATAACTGGGTTATCTGTTTGGACGCTGATGAGGTGATTAGTAAGGAGCTTAGGGAATCGATACAATCAATAGATACAGAAAAAATTGAGTATAAAGGATTCTATGTTCCGAGAAGGGTATTCTATTTGGGTAAATGGATTAACTATAGCGGTTGGTATCCAGATTACAAGATGAGATTCTTTGATAAGAGGTTTGGCAGATGGGAAGGGGTTAATCCCCACGATAAGGTTAACGTCAGAGGTAAGACTGCAACTCTTAGAGGCGACCTGCTACACTATTCTTATGAGAATATTTCTGCTCATCTTATTCAGATGGACAGATTCACGGATATACAGGCATGTGAATACGAAAAAATGGGAGAAAAGCCATCAGTAATCAATTTTACCCTTAGACCTCTATATAAATTCATTAAGTCTTTTATTATAAAGCGGGGATTTATGGATGGGATGAGGGGTTTTATTATTGCATCGATGGGCGCCTTCTATGTATTCATGAAGTTTCTGAAACTCTACGAGAGGGGAATAGATTCAGAAAATGATTGA
- a CDS encoding DNA translocase FtsK, with translation MNDRRYQEILGTIIILFSLILTFSLFSFRINDFELLTQNRSVYNIMGPLGAYISYYLRGVFGYSSSFLMIIFAISGWSILRKGEIADMLERIFSLFFLMITSSILVSMISNSSIPYYSGGYIGLYLFKLLDSLFGRFGSYIITLFLNLIGFILLGIVSLSSILKHTEKSGGKYFVLLKDLLKSVFSHRKSNRMPINLIDREIERIYSRIPWIVKKRFRIGDDQASEVMTKLGLPKLLEMKEPVPLRTDPIERDEKMAYESGGLFGDVNNSLFSTSLSLSENLNEGIELDDIPTNDSSVIDQSAVSLNEEDAIHYWEGQEQGISDEEDADDILDGITTNRIGYCELDSDIDSAVLVGERVESTLKRASPDDGMLDDDSCGLYDLEKGRSAVSGEKIIRVFDSISINGEYSVPTSFLNTSRPIDIEGWKSEVKKSSELLINTLREFGIESRVINVQRGPVITLYEMQIAPGIKVNRIVGLSDDIAMALAAFRVRIVAPIPGKSAIGVEVPNRNREMVTLGDVIKQPEYRSATGKLKIVLGKDILGKPILLDLQKLPHLLIAGATGSGKSVCVNSIISGLIYNYDPNHVRFILIDPKMVELQLYNGLPHLISPVITEAHVAPKVLKWAVYEMERRYRILSELNTRDIEKYNDKIKMYGDQFERLPYIVIIMDELADLMMIAAKEIEGSIIRIAQKARAVGMHLVLATQRPSVDIITGIIKANFPARIAFQVAQKTDSRTIIDQNGAEKLLGKGDMLYQSPINSFPIRIQGTFISEEEIIKMVNHLNKMSKPSYVDIEDSIYDEDGIADDETVEDKLFIEALRIVEETKKASASYLQRRLSIGYNRAARIIELMEDRGYIGPQQGSKPREVYV, from the coding sequence TTGAATGATCGACGATATCAGGAGATATTGGGTACAATAATAATACTCTTTTCATTGATTTTAACATTTTCCTTGTTTAGTTTTAGAATTAATGATTTTGAGCTTTTAACCCAGAATAGATCGGTTTATAACATAATGGGTCCTCTAGGGGCCTACATTAGCTATTATTTGAGGGGAGTCTTCGGATACTCGTCATCTTTTTTAATGATAATATTTGCTATTTCTGGTTGGAGTATATTAAGAAAGGGTGAGATTGCCGATATGCTGGAAAGAATTTTCTCACTCTTCTTTCTTATGATTACATCTTCTATTCTTGTTTCGATGATATCAAATTCATCAATTCCATATTACTCTGGTGGATATATCGGTTTATATCTATTTAAACTTCTTGATAGCCTTTTTGGAAGGTTTGGATCATACATTATTACGTTATTCTTGAATCTTATAGGCTTTATTTTATTGGGTATTGTTTCTCTTTCTTCAATCCTTAAACATACTGAGAAATCGGGTGGGAAATATTTTGTTTTATTAAAAGATTTATTGAAGAGTGTGTTTAGTCATAGGAAGAGTAATAGGATGCCAATCAACCTAATTGATAGGGAGATTGAGCGAATATATAGCAGAATACCCTGGATAGTGAAGAAGAGGTTTAGGATTGGAGATGATCAGGCGAGTGAGGTGATGACCAAGTTAGGCCTGCCCAAATTGCTAGAGATGAAGGAGCCTGTTCCCTTAAGGACTGATCCTATTGAAAGGGATGAAAAGATGGCCTATGAATCAGGGGGGCTCTTTGGTGATGTCAATAACAGTTTATTCTCAACATCCTTATCATTGAGTGAAAATTTGAATGAGGGGATTGAGCTTGATGATATCCCGACCAACGACTCTTCAGTAATCGATCAGTCTGCTGTATCCTTGAATGAGGAGGATGCTATTCATTACTGGGAAGGGCAGGAACAAGGCATCTCCGATGAGGAGGATGCTGATGATATTTTAGATGGAATAACGACAAATAGAATTGGTTACTGCGAGTTGGATAGCGACATCGATTCGGCAGTGCTTGTTGGTGAAAGGGTTGAATCGACGTTAAAAAGGGCTAGCCCTGATGATGGTATGTTAGATGATGATTCCTGTGGGTTATATGATTTAGAAAAAGGTAGAAGCGCTGTAAGTGGCGAGAAAATCATTAGGGTTTTTGATAGTATATCAATAAATGGTGAATATTCAGTACCCACTAGCTTTCTCAATACCTCTAGGCCGATTGATATTGAGGGTTGGAAGAGTGAGGTTAAGAAGAGTTCAGAGCTTCTAATTAATACTCTTAGAGAGTTTGGAATTGAATCACGGGTTATCAATGTCCAGAGGGGGCCAGTTATTACCCTTTATGAGATGCAGATTGCCCCGGGGATCAAGGTCAACAGAATAGTTGGTTTATCCGATGATATTGCTATGGCCCTGGCTGCCTTTAGGGTTAGAATAGTGGCTCCCATTCCTGGCAAGTCGGCAATTGGGGTGGAGGTCCCTAACAGAAATAGAGAGATGGTGACCTTGGGAGATGTTATTAAGCAACCTGAGTATCGATCAGCTACTGGAAAATTGAAGATTGTGCTTGGCAAGGATATCCTTGGCAAACCAATATTGTTGGATTTGCAGAAGCTGCCTCATCTTCTTATTGCCGGAGCCACTGGATCAGGAAAATCAGTATGCGTAAACTCAATAATCTCAGGTTTGATCTATAATTATGATCCTAACCATGTTCGTTTTATTCTCATTGATCCAAAGATGGTAGAGCTTCAGCTCTATAACGGCCTTCCCCATCTGATCTCTCCGGTTATTACAGAGGCTCATGTCGCCCCTAAGGTGCTGAAATGGGCTGTTTATGAGATGGAGAGAAGATACCGGATACTCTCGGAATTGAATACGAGAGATATTGAAAAATATAATGATAAGATAAAGATGTATGGTGATCAATTTGAGAGGCTTCCCTATATAGTTATTATTATGGATGAGTTGGCTGATCTCATGATGATAGCCGCTAAGGAGATCGAGGGATCCATTATAAGGATTGCGCAAAAGGCGAGGGCAGTGGGGATGCATCTGGTCTTGGCAACGCAGAGGCCTTCTGTTGATATCATCACTGGAATTATAAAGGCTAATTTCCCAGCAAGAATAGCCTTTCAAGTGGCACAGAAGACGGATTCAAGGACAATAATTGATCAAAATGGAGCGGAAAAGCTGTTAGGCAAGGGGGACATGCTGTATCAGTCTCCGATTAATTCATTTCCCATTAGGATACAGGGCACTTTCATCTCTGAGGAAGAGATTATAAAGATGGTAAATCATCTGAATAAGATGAGCAAGCCATCCTATGTTGATATTGAAGATAGCATTTATGATGAGGATGGGATAGCGGATGATGAGACAGTGGAGGATAAATTATTCATTGAGGCTCTGAGGATTGTTGAGGAGACAAAGAAGGCATCAGCCTCATATCTACAGAGAAGGCTCTCTATTGGTTATAATAGAGCGGCGAGGATAATAGAATTGATGGAAGATCGGGGATACATTGGTCCTCAGCAGGGAAGCAAACCCAGGGAGGTCTATGTTTAA
- a CDS encoding undecaprenyl-diphosphate phosphatase, translating to MNNLLLSLLSLGVIQGISEFLPISSSGHLVLFESIPFFRETLDASGENMELFVNVSLHLATLMAVVIYLWRDIIRLSGGLISGISQRNYKKDEIRVIINIIAASIPAGILGVLFHGFFERLFTSYTIVFFMLIINGLVLLSTKIVPIKNRKLEEIGVVRSVLVGICQSIAIIPGISRSGSTIAGGIILGLNPGEAARFSFLMAIPVITGAGLLEILKVFQKEVSFTFIFPLIVSMFVTMIVGLISLKVLFILVKKIRIDIFGYYTILLGILGIIYIQIR from the coding sequence ATGAATAATTTATTATTATCGTTGCTTTCTTTAGGAGTAATTCAAGGCATATCTGAATTCTTACCTATCTCATCATCTGGTCATTTAGTGCTTTTTGAAAGCATTCCATTTTTTCGGGAGACTTTAGACGCTTCAGGAGAAAATATGGAATTGTTTGTAAATGTCTCTTTGCATCTGGCGACTCTTATGGCAGTTGTAATTTATTTATGGAGAGATATTATTAGATTATCAGGGGGGCTTATCTCAGGTATTTCCCAGAGAAATTATAAAAAAGATGAGATTCGGGTCATAATAAATATTATTGCTGCATCCATCCCTGCCGGAATACTGGGAGTTCTTTTTCACGGTTTTTTTGAGAGGCTCTTTACTTCATATACAATCGTTTTTTTTATGCTTATAATAAACGGATTAGTCCTGTTATCTACTAAAATTGTCCCAATAAAAAACCGAAAATTAGAAGAGATCGGAGTAGTGAGATCGGTTTTAGTAGGTATATGCCAATCTATTGCGATTATACCTGGGATTTCAAGGTCTGGGTCAACAATAGCTGGAGGTATTATTCTAGGCCTCAATCCAGGAGAGGCTGCCCGGTTCTCCTTCTTGATGGCGATCCCAGTAATAACAGGCGCTGGACTACTTGAAATATTAAAGGTGTTTCAGAAAGAGGTTTCTTTTACTTTCATTTTCCCTCTTATTGTTAGTATGTTTGTGACAATGATTGTGGGATTGATTTCTCTAAAAGTACTTTTTATTCTAGTTAAAAAGATCAGAATTGATATCTTCGGTTATTACACCATACTGCTTGGCATATTGGGTATAATTTACATTCAAATTAGGTAA
- a CDS encoding GDSL-type esterase/lipase family protein translates to MKLVVLYCLIIAQSNLRADYNPIPNPDPTRLQDEINQYIKWDRKNSSPKNAVLFVGSSSIKMWQTSQAFPEHPVINRGFGGSHISDIIFYYDIVIKKYKPSIIIFYAGDNDIASRKSVSQVFEDYKEITKKILKDNPIVKFIYIPIKPSIKRWMYWGNMEAVNRIVKHYNKQNNNLLYIDLATPIFNSKGKPDNHLFLQDKLHLNKKGYKLWESILKSILNEIFQQNAIGKRSSR, encoded by the coding sequence TTGAAATTAGTAGTATTATATTGTCTCATTATTGCCCAATCTAATCTCAGGGCAGATTACAATCCAATTCCGAATCCAGATCCAACAAGATTACAGGATGAGATTAATCAGTATATCAAATGGGATAGAAAGAATAGCTCTCCCAAAAATGCTGTATTATTTGTAGGAAGCTCAAGTATTAAAATGTGGCAAACATCTCAGGCATTTCCGGAACATCCAGTAATTAACCGTGGATTTGGAGGATCCCATATTTCTGATATAATTTTTTATTATGATATTGTTATAAAAAAATATAAACCCTCCATTATTATTTTTTATGCTGGCGATAATGATATCGCTTCTCGTAAATCTGTTAGTCAGGTATTTGAAGATTACAAGGAAATAACAAAAAAAATACTAAAAGACAATCCCATTGTAAAATTCATTTATATTCCAATAAAACCCAGTATCAAGCGATGGATGTATTGGGGAAACATGGAAGCCGTAAATAGAATAGTTAAACATTATAACAAACAGAACAATAATCTACTATATATAGATTTAGCCACACCTATATTTAATTCAAAAGGTAAACCAGACAATCATTTATTTCTACAAGATAAGTTACATCTTAATAAAAAAGGATATAAATTGTGGGAATCGATCCTAAAATCTATATTAAATGAAATCTTTCAACAAAATGCAATTGGGAAAAGATCATCAAGATAA
- a CDS encoding acyltransferase — MPINKDQRIETLRGIAIILMVAGHVIGNVSTEGLRVSDDSFYRYFYYSFKYLRMPLFTVISGFVYSMRPLEKGKLGYFLRGKARRLILPLFTVSTIHFLTQTIVPNINTPTQLINIWKIYLFPFQHFWFLQAIFLVFIITAVIDYFELQETIKKWLFCLFIVIILYLFIKHPINFFSFNKALYLLPFFILGCGLSRFGNQLKTPLITTFSLVFFSATIITQQLIWFNQFQLQTCYTPILSISVGLSGTFLLIQFRKKINILASLGFYSYAIYLFHVFFSAGSRIALKGIGITNTDISFPLGLTCALLFPIIIEKILLKDKILKRLFLGLR, encoded by the coding sequence ATGCCCATCAACAAAGACCAAAGAATTGAAACACTACGTGGAATCGCTATTATCCTTATGGTTGCAGGACACGTAATCGGAAATGTTTCTACAGAGGGATTACGTGTATCTGATGATTCCTTTTATCGTTATTTTTACTATTCCTTTAAATATCTACGCATGCCACTATTTACAGTAATTTCAGGCTTTGTCTATAGTATGCGTCCTCTTGAAAAGGGGAAACTGGGTTATTTCCTAAGGGGTAAAGCCAGGCGCCTTATACTACCCCTTTTTACTGTATCAACTATTCATTTTCTTACACAGACAATTGTACCAAACATAAATACTCCTACCCAACTTATAAACATATGGAAGATATACCTGTTTCCCTTTCAACACTTCTGGTTTCTCCAAGCTATCTTTCTAGTATTTATTATAACTGCTGTAATTGACTACTTTGAACTACAAGAAACGATAAAGAAATGGTTATTTTGTCTCTTTATTGTAATCATTCTTTATCTTTTTATTAAACACCCAATAAACTTTTTTAGCTTTAACAAAGCTCTTTATCTATTACCTTTTTTTATCCTTGGATGTGGATTGTCACGTTTCGGCAATCAGTTAAAAACACCTCTCATTACTACATTTTCATTGGTATTCTTTTCAGCTACAATCATCACTCAACAGCTCATTTGGTTTAACCAATTTCAATTACAGACATGTTATACTCCTATTTTAAGTATTTCCGTGGGTCTTTCTGGAACATTTCTTCTGATACAATTTAGAAAAAAAATCAACATCCTGGCTTCACTCGGTTTTTATTCTTATGCTATTTATTTATTTCATGTATTCTTTTCCGCTGGAAGTAGAATCGCATTAAAAGGAATAGGTATCACCAATACAGATATTTCGTTTCCATTAGGTTTAACATGTGCGCTTCTTTTCCCAATAATAATTGAAAAAATACTATTAAAGGATAAAATTTTAAAGCGTCTCTTTCTCGGATTGAGATAA